A single genomic interval of Leptonema illini DSM 21528 harbors:
- the tnpC gene encoding IS66 family transposase produces the protein MSFDSGSLPDDIEELKRIIANQNNLLEERSAALRYYSIEVKILKEKVTLLQSRLFSKKSEKLGPIEQRQALLFNEIETLHDSHPELPLDEEPVIVTSPQRNKKRKKRIPDDLERREEIIDIPETEKLCSCGSEKARIGEEVCEKIEYIPAEVFVRKIIRPKYACRQCYGVDDEGQPVAIAPVKPSLLGKSILSEGIFGHMIVSKFADSLPFYRQEVIFRRAGIEISRKTMAMTAIRVAQALLPLQSLLYRQINEASVIGIDETVFQVLKEPNKRADQLSYLWHILAHTREGPVPLFFYRSNRSSAFLTEILSDYKGAIVTDGYSGYGVLQSRSEIVHAGCNAHARRKFIEAGKVVKGNADIDTVLELYRQVYKIESDWRESHQDLKELARLRDKGTRPLMVELKNIISKQDASYNPSGRYGNAVKYTLNIWPQLTAFLDNPEIPIDNNQVENGHSTICGRQEKLDCSPLPQVVPMPAL, from the coding sequence ATGTCTTTCGATTCTGGAAGCCTTCCTGATGATATCGAAGAACTGAAGCGCATTATTGCTAACCAGAATAACCTTCTGGAAGAGAGGAGTGCGGCGCTTCGCTACTATAGTATTGAGGTGAAGATTCTCAAAGAGAAAGTTACGCTTCTTCAATCGCGCCTCTTCTCAAAGAAATCAGAAAAGCTGGGACCGATCGAACAACGACAGGCTCTTTTGTTCAACGAAATAGAAACGCTTCACGACAGTCATCCGGAATTACCGCTCGATGAGGAGCCGGTCATTGTAACCTCGCCTCAGCGCAACAAGAAACGGAAGAAAAGAATCCCGGACGATCTGGAACGCAGAGAAGAAATCATCGATATCCCTGAAACGGAAAAGCTCTGTAGCTGTGGATCAGAAAAAGCAAGGATCGGCGAAGAGGTATGCGAGAAAATCGAGTATATACCGGCCGAAGTCTTTGTCAGAAAAATTATCCGCCCCAAATATGCCTGTCGGCAATGCTATGGAGTAGATGATGAAGGCCAACCTGTAGCAATCGCCCCCGTAAAACCTTCTCTGCTCGGAAAGTCTATTCTGTCAGAAGGGATCTTCGGGCACATGATCGTGTCGAAGTTTGCCGACAGCCTTCCTTTCTACAGGCAGGAGGTGATTTTCAGAAGAGCCGGTATTGAAATCAGTCGTAAAACGATGGCAATGACGGCCATTCGCGTAGCGCAGGCTCTGTTGCCGCTACAGTCTCTGCTTTACAGACAGATCAATGAAGCATCCGTGATAGGAATCGATGAGACGGTGTTTCAGGTGTTGAAGGAACCCAACAAAAGAGCGGATCAGCTTTCTTATCTGTGGCATATTCTTGCTCATACTCGCGAAGGCCCGGTTCCTCTGTTCTTTTATCGTTCCAATCGCAGCTCTGCGTTTCTGACGGAAATCTTATCCGATTATAAAGGAGCGATCGTTACAGATGGCTACAGCGGTTATGGCGTTCTTCAATCCCGGAGCGAAATCGTTCATGCAGGTTGCAATGCTCATGCACGTAGAAAATTTATCGAGGCGGGCAAGGTCGTAAAAGGTAATGCCGACATCGATACGGTTCTGGAATTGTACAGGCAAGTCTATAAAATTGAATCGGACTGGCGTGAAAGTCATCAGGATCTCAAGGAGCTGGCTCGACTCAGAGACAAGGGAACAAGGCCGCTCATGGTTGAGTTGAAAAATATTATCAGTAAACAGGATGCATCATATAACCCATCCGGTCGTTACGGGAACGCCGTAAAGTATACCCTGAATATATGGCCGCAGCTAACGGCTTTCCTTGATAATCCAGAGATCCCTATCGATAACAACCAGGTAGAAAATGGACATTCGACCATTTGTGGTAGGCAGGAAAAATTGGACTGTTCGCCGTTACCACAAGTGGTGCCCATGCCAGCGCTC